In Apium graveolens cultivar Ventura chromosome 10, ASM990537v1, whole genome shotgun sequence, the following are encoded in one genomic region:
- the LOC141691715 gene encoding uncharacterized protein LOC141691715 yields the protein MYLKRIYETCKHFMQLQYPLLFPYVDDGFHLDIPLHNKKPKVSDGNVSDLHPDETQHRTIVTMREYYAYKLMIRPEEGMNIHLGGRLWQPFVVDAFAAVEQYRLDWIQAHQNIIRSDLYKSIRYSVSKGDTNPSIKGKNVILPATHTDSQRYMNQYFKDLLAICRTISHPSLFLKMTCNTQWPEIKSMMKFFPGVDVADKPDVTARVFKLKLDQLLDLIKNKNYFGKCIGVMHVIEFQKCGLPHCHMLIWLHLRDRPQNVNDINQLISAEIPDKNHDPIGFNVVNSHMIHGPCGKDYSYSPCMVKRNCGRHFPKRFNAHTFFDDCGFPVYRKRRTGLTVTKKGVELDNQYVVPYNRDLLVLHLEGEKSVSFKQHENLQDVAEKAKKRFSKLEGWWKIRERGTVFGNLSDVYASSGETFYLRMILMHIKGATSFKDLRTVNGIVYNTYKEPCDALGLLKDDKQWDVTMTENFNHVMPFQLRQLFVFILSNNQVADPLKL from the exons ATGTATCTGAAAAGAATATATGAAACCTGCAAGCACTTTATGCAGCTTCAATATCCGTTGCTTTTTCCTTATGTTGATGATGGTTTTCATCTAGATATTCCCCTTCACAACAAAAAGCCTAAAGTGTCGGATGGGAATGTAAGTGATCTACATCCAGATGAGACTCAACACAGAACTATTGTCACAATGCGAGAATATTATGCTTATAAGTTAATGATACGCCCAGAAGAAG GCATGAATATTCATCTTGGCGGTCGTTTATGGCAACCATTTGTGGTAGATGCCTTTGCAGCAGTTGAGCAATATAGACTGGACTGGATTCAAGCTCATCAGAATATAATAAGGTCTGATCTTTATAAATCTATTCGTTATTCGGTATCAAAAGGTGATACAAATCCATCTATAAAAGGCAAGAATGTCATCCTTCCTGCAACTCACACTGATTCGCAAAGATATATGAATCaatacttcaaagatttattAGCTATTTGTCGTACCATCAGTCATCCATCCCTATTTTTGAAAATGACGTGTAATACACAATGGCCTGAGATTAAGAGTATGATGAAATTTTTCCCTGGAGTAGATGTTGCTGACAAACCTGATGTGACAGCAAGAGTTTTCAAGTTAAAACTTGACCAGTTGCTGGACCTTATCAAAAACAAGAATTATTTTGGGAAATGCATAGGAG TAATGCATGTAATTGAATTCCAAAAGTGCGGTCTTCCTCACTGTCACATGTTGATATGGTTGCACCTGAGAGATCGCCCGCAAAATGTTAATGACATTAATCAGTTAATCTCGGCTGAAATACCGGATAAAAATCATGATCCTATTGGTTTTAATGTTGTCAACAGTCACATGATTCATGGGCCATGTGGAAAAGATTACTCCTACTCTCCTTGCATGGTTAAGAGGAATTGTGGTCGCCATTTTCCTAAAAG GTTTAATGCTCACACATTTTTTGACGATTGTGGCTTTCCTGTATATCGTAAACGACGCACAGGATTGACTGTGACAAAAAAAGGAGTGGAACTTGATAACCAATACGTGGTTCCTTATAATAGGGATTTATTAGTCT TGCATTTGGAAGGCGAAAAAAGTGTGTCTTTTAAGCAACATGAAAATCTTCAAGATGTTGCGGAGAAGGCTAAAAAGAGATTTAGCAAATTGGAAGGATG GTGGAAGATTCGTGAACGTGGTACAGTTTTTGGGAATTTATCTGATGTTTATGCATCTTCTGGAGAAACATTTTATCTGCGTATGATTTTGATGCACATTAAAGGAGCAACATCTTTCAAAGACCTCAGAACTGTTAATGGCATTGTGTATAATACATACAAAGAGCCATGTGATGCTCTTGGCCTATTAAAGGATGACAAACAATGGGATGTCACCATGACCGAGAATTTCAATCATGTTATGCCCTTTCAGTTGAGACAATTGTTTGTATTCATATTATCTAATAATCAGGTGGCAGATCCTTTGAAACTATGA